Within Paracoccus jeotgali, the genomic segment AGGAGTCGCAACATGCGCGGGTTGATCCTTGGTATCCTGGCGACGCTGTCGCTGCTAAGCGCGGCCCCGGCCCAATCCCAGCAGGCCGTGCCGCAGGCGCGGGTGCCCCTGCAGCAGGATTTCGACCGCCCCGGCGGCGATCTGGGACCGATCTTCAACATCGGTCAGGCGGCCTGCGTGCAGGCCTGTCTGGCCAATGATGCCTGCACGACCCTGACCTATAACGCGACCAGCCGCGCCTGTTTTCCGAAGGCCGGCGCCGGCCCCGCCATGCCCTTTGCGGGCGCGCTGTCGGGCGACGTGATCCCCACCAGCCCCGCCGTTCTGTCCCGGGCCGAAGCGCGGGTCCAGTCGTCGCGGCCCTGGCTGACCGAGCGTGACCGCCAGTTCGCCTATGAGCAGGCGGCAGAGCTGGGCCAGACCTATCCCGGGCCGGGGCTGGATGCGCAGGGGTTGCGGGCCTCGGCGCAGGCGCGGGCCGGTGACGATCCGCAGGGCGCGCTGCAGCTTCAGGGGGCGGCGACGGCGCTGACGGACAGTCCCCGCGACTGGGCGGCGCTGTCGCGGCTGATGCTGGCGGCGGCCGAGCGTGACCAGAACCCCTACCCGCTGCGCCGCGCGGCGCTGAACGCCGCCACCAATGCCTGGCTGCGCGCCGATGGCGAGGGCGCGGCGGAACTCGCCCTGTGGGCCGAGGCGGCCGAGGCGAATGACCGGGGCCGCGACGGGCTGCTGGCGCTGCGCATGGCGCCTGCGGGCGATGCCGGGATCGCCGCGATGCTGGACAGCTTCGAGGGCCGCTTCGGCTTTCGCGTCACCGACAACAACGTCGAGGCGAACGGCCCGGAGCCGCGCCTGTGCATCAGCTTTTCCGACGACGTCGCGCGCGACGCCGATCTGCGCCCCTATCTGGGCCTGCCCGACCCCGGCTTCGGGATCGAGCAGCAGGGCAGCGAGGTCTGCATCACCGGCATGACGCGCGGTCAGGACATCAGCGTGACCATGCGCGCCGGCCTTCCCGCCGCCTCGGGCGAGGTGCTGCGCCGCGACGTGGCGATCAGCAGCTATATCCCCGACCGCAGCCCGACCGTTCGCTTTCCGGGCCGCGCCTATGTTCTGCCGGCCTCGGGCGATCTGGGGCTGACCATGTCCACGATCAACGCGGACGAGGTCGAGTTGACGCTGTATCGCATGTCCGACCGCAACCTCGTCGCCGCGCTGCGCGACGATTTGTTCGGCACGCCGCTGTCGGGCTGGCGCGCGGACAATTTCCGCGACGGGCTGGGACAGGCGGTGTGGGAAGGTTTCGCATCGATCGCCCCGCCGCCCGGTGGCGGCAGCCACCCGCTGAACGCCGAGGTGGCGACCCGCCTCGATCTGCGGCAAGAGGCCGGGCCGCTGAAGCCCGGCGTCTATGCGCTGTCCGCGGCCGTGCCCAATACCGACCCGGATGAAAACCCGGCCGCGACGCAGTGGTTCATGGTCTCGGATCTCGGCCTCAGCAGCTTTTCCGGCACCGATGGGCTGACGGTGGCGGTGCGCGGCCTGTCGGATGCCGGCCCCCGTCCGGGGATCGAGGTCGCGCTGATCTCGCGCGGGAACGCGGTTCTGGGGCAGGCCGTGACCGACAATCAGGGCTTTGCCCGATTCGAGGCCGGTCTGACCCGTGGCCGCGACGCCGCCGCGCCGGCGCTGATCACCGCGACCCGGATGCAGGGCGAGGCGGTCGAGGATCTCAGCTTTCTGTCGCTGATGGACCCGGAATTCGATCTGTCGGATCGCGGGGTCGAGGGCAACCCGCCCGCGCCGCCGGTCGATGTCTTCCTCAGCCTCGATCGCGGGGCCTATCGCGCGGGTGAAACCGCCCATGCGACGATCCTGGCTCGCGACGGGCTGGCGGCGGCAATCGAGGGCCTGCCGCTGTCGGCGCGGATCATCCGGCCCGACGGGGCGGAATATCAGCGCCTGATGCCCACGCCCGTCGGTGCGGGCGGTTACGTGCTGGACCTGCCGATCCCGCCCACCGCGCCGCGCGGGGCCTGGCGGATCGACCTGCGCATCGAAGAGGACGGCCCGCCCCTCGCCTCGGCTCGGATGCTGGTCGAGGATTTCCTGCCCGAGCGGATCGATTTCACGCTGGACCTGCCCGACACGCCCTTGCCCCCCGACGCCCCGCTGACGACGCAGATCGAGGCGCGTTGGCTGTTCGGCGCCCCCGCCGCCGATCTGACGGTCGAGGGCCAGATGACCCTGACCCCCGCCCGCAGCCTGCCCGGCTGGCAGGGCTGGCAGTTCGGCCGCCATGACGACACCGATCCGCTTGGGGCCGAGGTCCTGGCCGGAACCACCGATGAACAAGGCCGCTTCACCGCCCGGATCGAGATGCCGCCCGCGCTGGCTAACGCCACCCGCCCCTATGACGCAGCACTGCGGCTGTCGGTTCTGGAAGGCGCGGGCCGCCCCGTCGAGCGGCAGGACACCGCGCTGATCCTGCCCGCCCGTCAGGCCGTGGGCATCCGTCCCGCCTTCGAGGGCGGCACCGTCCCCGAGGGCAGCGAGGCCGGTTTCTCGGTCATCGCGCTCGGCAAGGATCTGACGCCGGTTGCCGCGCAGCTCGACTGGACGCTGACCCGGATCGAGACGGATTATCAGTGGTATGCCATCGACGGCGACTGGCAGTGGGAGCCGGTGACCCGGCGCAGCCCGGTCGCCTCTGGCAAGCTGGACATCCCGGCCGAGGGGCCGGCGACGCTGTCGGTTCCGGTGAGCTGGGGCCAGTTCGAACTGGCCGTCACCGCCCCCGATGGCGCGCAGACCAGCACGGTCTTCGATGCCGGCTGGGGGGCTGCCACGGGCGCGCAGGACACGCCCGACCGGCTGCGCGTGACGCTGGACAAGCCCGCCTATCGGCCGGGCGAGACCGCGACCGTCAGCTTCGAGGCCCCGGCGGATGGGGCGGCGCTGGTCTCGGTCATGTCGAACCGGCTGGTCTCGCTGCAATCCGTGGCGGTGACGCAAGGCGACAACAGCGTCGATCTGCCGGTGACGGATGAATGGGGCGCGGGCGTCTATGTCGCGGTCAGCGCGATCCGCCCGGTCGCGCAGGAT encodes:
- a CDS encoding alpha-2-macroglobulin family protein → MRGLILGILATLSLLSAAPAQSQQAVPQARVPLQQDFDRPGGDLGPIFNIGQAACVQACLANDACTTLTYNATSRACFPKAGAGPAMPFAGALSGDVIPTSPAVLSRAEARVQSSRPWLTERDRQFAYEQAAELGQTYPGPGLDAQGLRASAQARAGDDPQGALQLQGAATALTDSPRDWAALSRLMLAAAERDQNPYPLRRAALNAATNAWLRADGEGAAELALWAEAAEANDRGRDGLLALRMAPAGDAGIAAMLDSFEGRFGFRVTDNNVEANGPEPRLCISFSDDVARDADLRPYLGLPDPGFGIEQQGSEVCITGMTRGQDISVTMRAGLPAASGEVLRRDVAISSYIPDRSPTVRFPGRAYVLPASGDLGLTMSTINADEVELTLYRMSDRNLVAALRDDLFGTPLSGWRADNFRDGLGQAVWEGFASIAPPPGGGSHPLNAEVATRLDLRQEAGPLKPGVYALSAAVPNTDPDENPAATQWFMVSDLGLSSFSGTDGLTVAVRGLSDAGPRPGIEVALISRGNAVLGQAVTDNQGFARFEAGLTRGRDAAAPALITATRMQGEAVEDLSFLSLMDPEFDLSDRGVEGNPPAPPVDVFLSLDRGAYRAGETAHATILARDGLAAAIEGLPLSARIIRPDGAEYQRLMPTPVGAGGYVLDLPIPPTAPRGAWRIDLRIEEDGPPLASARMLVEDFLPERIDFTLDLPDTPLPPDAPLTTQIEARWLFGAPAADLTVEGQMTLTPARSLPGWQGWQFGRHDDTDPLGAEVLAGTTDEQGRFTARIEMPPALANATRPYDAALRLSVLEGAGRPVERQDTALILPARQAVGIRPAFEGGTVPEGSEAGFSVIALGKDLTPVAAQLDWTLTRIETDYQWYAIDGDWQWEPVTRRSPVASGKLDIPAEGPATLSVPVSWGQFELAVTAPDGAQTSTVFDAGWGAATGAQDTPDRLRVTLDKPAYRPGETATVSFEAPADGAALVSVMSNRLVSLQSVAVTQGDNSVDLPVTDEWGAGVYVAVSAIRPVAQDAGHAPVRGLGLVTAGVDPGDKQLQAQLEVPAQTDPRQDAIVTLRVDGAAPGETVHATLWAVDRGILNLTGYQPPDASEHYFGQRRLGVGLRDLYGRLILASGAADGALRSGGDAMGGNAMAPPPTEKLMAWFSGPVTLGPDGSASVQVPLPDFNGEVRVMALVWTETALGQADATMLVRDPVVMTVTAPAFLAPGDRARAEVTLTHVAGPPGELALQATNDPTGAPLATADLPDRLQIAQDERKRLTLSLSALPDAAEGVAGVTIAATLPDGREITKDLQIPVLRLDQPVTRALRLTLQPGQVQTPDLAALGSFYPGSGRVSISVGAYALLDVPAALTLLRDFPYGCTEQIVSGAMPQLYVDALLPDGAQPLPGQPDRSIPDAVTRILTRQTASGGFGMWRADGSDPWLDAYVTDFLSRVRQAGHDVPDANFRRALTNLQNNLNASADPQYADADEAAAIAYAAYVLARERAAVVSDLRYYADVGADSFATPMAAGQLGAALASVGDQPRADRMFDRARVLLASPPDGKGLRRDLGTATRDKAALLTLAAEAGTQRIDLPQLATEIASDVAQASKNGGLSTQEALWVVLAGHALAAGQAAGQGVTMAGAPLPGPVVDLGDAAAPLSVPLANTGTRAVDVTLSATAVPTDAPPAGGTAYQVTRRYFTPDGAPVDPGLIPQGQRMVAVIEITPFDDSSARLIVTDPLPAGFEIDNPNLIASGELSGLDWVDSAFPDMAEFRADRFAASLDIAGGESIQLAYRLRAVTAGSFHHPAATVSDFYRPERRGWTDSDDITIAP